DNA from Tachysurus fulvidraco isolate hzauxx_2018 chromosome 16, HZAU_PFXX_2.0, whole genome shotgun sequence:
TCTGACACCAAAGAGACAACTAAGACACATTGTCCCCCTCATTCTTTTGGATGGAGTTACACAAGCATTACCggtctgtatctgcatgattttttgCACAGTACCACAGCCATACGATTAGCtaattagataattgcatgaatgagtagATGTAAAGGTGTTCATAATAAAAGTGCTATGTGACTGTATTGAGCAAATGTTACTTCAAATCGTATGTGAATAAAGTCACAGGTTGCATTGTAGAAGTGAGAATACAGCTCCTCTTCAAGTTTGACCTACTTCTATACCACTTAGCATTTACAAGCACATTTCTCTATATGCTTGGAGAAGTACAAATCAGCAACAATTTGTTATAATTGGGAAAAATGCAGCAGAGCAGAAAAAATGAGCCACATAACATTCTGCTCATATGGTGCAAACCAAAGGAACGCTGGATGCAAATGAATCAAAGTACAGCTGAGGATTTGAAAACATGATGGGGGAttgaattagaatttttatAATTGAACCTGTGGAGTCTCTTGACAGATTTTtcactgatcagtcatatattcagGAGTAAACATGAAACTTATTAAAATCACTGAGGCTGTAGGTAAATGCAATCAATTCCTACTAACCAGTGAACAAAAGTCAGGATGTGATTTCCCAAGGATTCTGCAATGACTAATAAACCCAGACCAAacaaccaagaaaaaaaaacaacaatggcTTTTTCAATGTTGGCAACACTTCTGCACAATGATTGTTAGCATAACATTTGTGATAAATCTTATGCACTTACGTCTTCGTTTTAGTACGagggatttttgttttaaagacgAAATTATGGGCTTCTTAGCTTTCCACTTTCGCCTGAGGGGGTAGAGTGAAAtaggaatgaaataaaacaaacagaaagtcaGAATATATACTTTATGAACAAGGTTTATATCAGAAGGAGCTTCTTACATGGCCTCAGCCTGCTTTTCCTTCTTCCTAGCTCTTTCCAGTGCAGGCTGTACAATCATAAGCCATCTTCtcaaattaaacatatttcccCCTGCAACAAAGAAGTTGTCATGTTAAATTTTttactattaaataaaaagaagaaaagaaaagatcaaAACTTTTCTACCTTTTTTGGTCTTTTTCCTGACCAACATCCTTGAACAAtagaagagaaacagacactCATTAACAAAGTCACTTCTATCATCAAAACCAAATGCACAACTTATACAGTAGATAAACAGGAAAGTCTCCTAACCCTAACATGAGATCATCTTGTCTAAAATATAAACTATCAGACAAAATGAAAAGATAAGAATAACACCTTTTACTAAAGGTGTACTATAATGGCAAGAAAAGTTGTCTCTCAACAAATTTCATCTCATAACAATGCTGGTAGATTTGTTAGTACTGTGAAGGATACTCACCACTCCACCTTATCGTCCAGCCTGTAAAGGAGCTTCATGGTCACAATAATGAGCGCTGCAGCCTCAAGATCGTAGCACACAAGATAAGGCTTTCTCCTAGTAGGGTCAAAGGTCAGAAAGGAGTCCTTCCCCATGGCTGCTTTCTGTATTACTTTGCAAACCAATGTATGAAGTTTATCTGCAATAAAATGTTGggagcaaaagcaaaaaaaaaaaagcaaaaaaaaacaaaacactaatgAAAAATTCACAGACCCTTATTAGCTTTCCTTCGCTGCTTTATGCAAACCTACCAGGAAGATTAGCATCCATCAAATATCGTAGACTGAGCAGAGCTGGGTGCAGGAGGCAATCCTGAGATACAGGAGGGAAAGCAGGCAGCTCGATCAATGCTGCCAGTTCCATTGCCTCCTTGTGTACCATTCTGTAAGAGGGGATAGTCTGGAAGACAACGACGGGCGTTTATTAAATGCGTGTTTGTTAAATGCTGTAAGTAACAGTCTGAATACATGCACCACTGCTACACAATCAGTAAAGATTGCTAGCTCACCTCAACTCTGAAGATTAATGCATCCTTGCCAAAGAACCTCATCTcttcaggaaaaaataaatgaacattaacataaggGATGTGGCCCTTAGACACCAACCTGCAAGAGAAATATTATACTAACTTAGGTATAGTAAAAAGCATAAGAGAATTAATAAGTCAGTTAAGACTGAAAAGATGGGGGGAAAAATAGCTCTTTGCAGTGACTACATTTTTTGGGATACGCAGGACGTCTGCTATCCATTTCTCCAATTTTTGGAGACAACCACTGatgtcacattttatttttgtgtactGCTACACCTCAGCCAGACTGGTAGgtaaattaaaataacagtGTCAAAAGCTCCAGCTCTTTTCACAGTGGATAAAAAGCCCCAAGATTTCCTCTTATTCACCTTAGCAAGTCTGCCAGTGTGATGGCCTCCCTGACCCAAAGCAGAGCCAAGTGGCAGAATGCTAGTGTTCGAGGCATGCTCATCAAGTTCTTGCTTTCTTTCCGTCTGAAGTAGTATTCGGCATCCACAGAGCCAGAACACACTGAAGATCTCCCATCACTGGAGTAGCCtgcaaacacagaaaatcattaGCTAAATAATCTAAAGAAATAAAGCTGATAAAGTGAAAAGAACCCACAAAATTACCAGAGACTGCACTGGCTCCCATCACTGGGTCAGTGTGACATGATGCGCCATCATTGACAGATGACTCAGCCTCACTGTCACTGCTCAAGTCCTGAAACATTGGAAGCGTCCAAAAgagagtgatgagagagaggtTAATATTTTAATCTGAGCATCTGATTAATTTCATTAACggaaattaaaggaaaacaacTTGCAAACTGATGCTTATTAACAACATCTAATCATCAggctttatttaacatttaagctCAGAGTTGCTTTTTATAGTTTAAACCTATTTCACTGACACAATGCTCCAATTTCATTTTGGTTACTGTAGCCCTGTCTAGCTCTATGACCTCATTTATGCATTCTGCTCAAGCTGGTAAGGTTCCAAAGCGTCCTTTCATGCTAATACCGCAGTCAGTGCAATTGTGCTCATCATCAAGATAACTAGTTAAGCAGAATCTGTGCTTTAACTCAACAACATTTCACATTTCCACTACTTTCGCACTGAGAttcatattaaaacattaattaattcatgaaCACTTCACACTGAaccttgccattttgttttttaagcctGACTGCCATCAGTCTGTTCAAGATGTTGAAAATGGTACTCCAAATTAAATGCACTAGAAATTCCCAACCACTGACTTCTCAAAGAAATAGAACCACCCTAGAAGCCCTAAACGctaaacatattatatattgaaTTTGTTTCAAGGGTTGAGTTTTACTTTAAGGCATTAAAGGCATCTAAATTTAAAAATTCACTGTGGTCATTCTTCCCAAGAAaacctataaaaataaaaataaaaatttggttgTCTAACTCACCACTGAACGTC
Protein-coding regions in this window:
- the taf1b gene encoding TATA box-binding protein-associated factor RNA polymerase I subunit B, whose product is MDEEITDGYSEPCGQCGSVFWGVSDEGQFFCKNCHNVIERTKDFEDTNPRLFNSRVSSLSARKRKRGGKGGARDWMVCEGFQLILKLQAEAFVKLGVCPQFKTDVVWNFWKRYLQKTKQAYTREPVNSIRRSVDLSSDSEAESSVNDGASCHTDPVMGASAVSGYSSDGRSSVCSGSVDAEYYFRRKESKNLMSMPRTLAFCHLALLWVREAITLADLLRLVSKGHIPYVNVHLFFPEEMRFFGKDALIFRVETIPSYRMVHKEAMELAALIELPAFPPVSQDCLLHPALLSLRYLMDANLPDKLHTLVCKVIQKAAMGKDSFLTFDPTRRKPYLVCYDLEAAALIIVTMKLLYRLDDKVEWMLVRKKTKKGGNMFNLRRWLMIVQPALERARKKEKQAEAMRKWKAKKPIISSLKQKSLVLKRRRVVEQLQRTFQAISGSAPEQQVSSPSTFHFLWEDKDGADGPSLLDKCLDCVMMKRKRKLHIVNRKYWHTDLRKCPRGCGDHFRDLEPTLPRMYVWLLGLFSFILGVEDAQLHSAVVQVERRLLPGRKSAPENPH